In Bos taurus isolate L1 Dominette 01449 registration number 42190680 breed Hereford chromosome 17, ARS-UCD2.0, whole genome shotgun sequence, the genomic window gcgtggCACGGGATGGCTCatgtggggaaagaatctaaaaaagtgtaGGCATATGTCTACgtgtgactgattcactttgctgctgctgctgctcctgctgctgagtcgcttcagtcgtgtccgactctgtgcgaccccgtagacagcagcccatcaggctcccccgtccctgggatcctccaggcaagaacactggagtgggttgccattgccttctccctgctgtacagcagaaacgagCAActcgactatactccaataaaaaaaaatttcaaaagaaaattggtCCCCAAAAGGTTGCTAACGGtacaattccatttatagaaCTATCTGGAGGGGACAAAACTAGAAAAGAAGACCAAGTTAGTAGTTGCCAGCTCGTCTGTCCCGGCTTGGGAGGGAAGGAAGTGGGTGTGGCCAGGAAGGCCTCTGGGAATATTCTGTGCTTTACTGCATCCCGGTCGTACCCTGGCCATGATTTTTTATATTACGAGACATCACCGTTGGGGGAAACCAGATGAAGAGCACCTGGGACCCCCTGTATTATGTCTTAAGgctgcatgtgaatctacaaaTATCCCcaaataaaatgatagaaaaagaGATTACATACAGCATGATGACATCGatatctggaaaaggcaaaactataggaTCAGAAAGAGACAGGgctttcctggctgtccagtggctaagactccaagcttccactgcaggggtcccTGGTGGGGGGACTAGAGATACCACATGCTGCTCCGCATGgcaaatcaaagaaagaaatcagtGGTTCTTCATGGTTGGAATAGAAAGAGGACTTGACTACACAAGAACCCAGAAAAATTTGGGGAGGGTGgtagaaatgttctgtatcttgattgggGTGCCGGTTACACAACTCTATGATTTTATTAGCacgggttcattggaaggactgatgttgaagctgaaactccaatactttggccacctgattcaaagggctgacttatctgaaaagaccctgatgctgggaaagattgaggacaggaggagaaggggacaacagaggatgagatggttagatagcatcaccgactcgatggacatgggtttgggtggactccgggagttgatgatggacagggaggcctggcgtgctacggttcatggggtcgcaaagagtcagacacgcctgagcaactttgactttcacaTCTCACCCTCCCTTCTCATTGGACGTCTAGGTTGTCTCTACTTCTTCCCCAAGAACATACAGTATTCAGCCAAAGTTCTGATGTATCATCAagataaatttcttttatttttcaactttatttttattttctggccgtaccacatggcatgtgggatcttagttccccgaccaggggtggcacccaggccccctgcggtggaagttcagagtcttaaccctgGACCACCCTGAAAAGTCCCAAGATACACGTGTAGAGGTGGGATTGCTTGATTAAGTAGAATGTATGTTTTTATGACTCTTGGTACGTGGTGTTGTTTGTTCCAGAAATTCAGCCTCCCGCTGACAGTCCCTGATGGTGTGTGTTGCTCTCCGTCAGCCCTCTGGCGTCGTCACTGTCAATCCACTTGCCCATTCCATAGGTCCGCGTGGACCGGGCCCTCCTCCGGTCGCCTTTCCACTGCCTCTTCTCCAGCCTCTAATCTGGCCTCACACCAGTTTTTGATCCGGAACTGTTTTCCCAAAACGCCAGCCTGACTCTGAGAGCCCCGCCCTTGAacccctcagcccctcccccgGGTCCCAGGGTGACGGAGAGGGTGGTGTGCAGCCCGCTCCGCCGGCTCTGGAAGCTCCCTGCAGGCCTGCGCCCCTCGCTGTCTGCCTCAGGGCCCCGCTCCCTTGGCCTGGAGCACCCCCATCCCAGGTCCCTGCCCTGGACCTGTGAGACCAGCTCAGGCAGCGGCCCACCCACCTACGGCCCCTAACCTGGCCACAGGGCTGCTCCACTCCTGGACGTGACCCCTCGGTTCAGACCGTCCCTCTCGGTGACCCTGAGTGGTCCGATGGCTGAATGGACACCCTCAGGGGAGACCAGCCACCTGCAGGCCACCCCTTCTCCCCAGCCTTTCGCTGCGGCCACCCCTGCCTCTACGGGGCAGGCGTCAGGCTGTGAGGCTCTCATCCAGTTCGCACCCCTCACATTGCAGGGGGGAAAGTGAGGCCCGGAGGGGTGGACTTGTCAGCCCAGCCAGCACTGGGGAGAGGGGCGCGCACAGGGGCAAGAAGGTGGTTCACCAGCCTAGGGGAGCCCCGGGGACCCCAGGACGAGGGCAGTCACCGCCGAGACCTCCTGCCCCCGCCTCCCCGTGCTGTTCCGCTCGGAGGACCAGCGCCGGGCAGGGGAGAGACTACTCTTGGGTGCAAGAGGTAAGCGAGGCCAAAAAACTCAGCAATCCagaaaaatgatgttttaatccaagaaaaataattagtGCAAACAAGTCCACACCAGACAAAATGCCGATGCTTCTGACGAAGCCTCCATCTCCAGGCCCCACCCTCCGGCCGAGCCTCCCCGCTCTGCCGTCTGCCCTCACGGCGGCTCTGTCCTCACCCTCAGCGTCAGCAGCAGGGACCCCTGTGCACCCCAACGACTCCCCCGGCCCTTACCTGCTCCGCAGGCTCCACGGGCTCTTTCCTGATGGGGCTTCCATGCGGGGGGCTGTGCTCTGAGGCGCCGCCGTTGGGGGCAGCAGGCCGTGGGCGCCCACCGCCAGGCCCAGCAGGATGAGAGGCCAGGGCTGCCTGGGGACACCGCGCTGACCCCTAGGGGCCTCACGGGccccctggcctggcctgggcctCATGTGCCCCCAGGGCCAAGGGCACCTTGGGCAGACGCGCTGGTGTGGGCTCCTCCTTGGAGGGGTCGAAAGTGCCCCGCTTCCCCTTGCTGGCAGGGGCTGTCCGGGTGCGCCCCGTCCCGTGGGGCCCGTCCTCTGCTTTGGCCTTCTGTCCCTGCCTCCAGCACCgacccctcccccagggcccagggccgGTACTCTGGGGGGCCTCTCCTGGGGGGCCTCTGCCAGCTGCCCTGCTTGGTCGGAATCCAGGGCTCAACCGCCTCACGATGCAGTCtctgccagccccaccccagggacCTAGGGGACACAGCTGCTCCCGCCCTCGTTCCCAAGGGCGCCCTGGGCGTCTCCTGAGGGGGTCGGGAGGGTGGCGAGGCCGCggctgaggtgggggtggggagagggcccAGGTTACAGGCCGGCTGCAGGGCAGGGAACCGTGGTTTCATCACAAAACTGGGCACCTCCTGGGTGACACCCCTCTCCCCCATgggtcacacatacacacacgggtctcacacacacacagaaacacaaacacacacagaaacacagaaacacagacacatatacacacacatccatgggtctcgcacacacacacacacatccgtgcatctctctctcacacacacatacacatccatgggtctcgcacacacacacacacactcacacacacacacatccgtgcgtctctcacacacaccctcATAGTAAACATAATAAGAGCAGCCGTCACCTCCAGCCTCCCCCAGAACGCCCTCCTCTTCCCACACTGACGCTCTATCTCCCTTAAACACGAGCTCCGCATCCCCTCCCCAGGCGCTGTGAACCAACCTTCTTGGGCTTTCAGGGTCTATGATTTTGACTCCTCTAGGCACcaggtattcctgcctgggaaattccatggacagaggagcctggcgggctacagtccagggtgtgccaaagagttggacacgacggggCGCACATGCGCAcgcgcacagacacacacagacacacacacagagacacacacaaacacacacacacagacacacacgcagacacacacacacagacacacacacacacacacacagacatacatgcaGACatacacgcagacacacacagacagacacacacagacacacacacacacagacaccacacagacacacacagacagacacacacagacacacacgcagacacacacagacacacacacagacacacacgcagacacacacatagacacacacacatacacacacagacatacatgcagacacacacgcagacacacacagacacacacacagacacacacatagacacacacacagacacacacacacacgcagagacACACGCAGACACACGCGCACAGGACCTTGTATGAGTGGACTCACACGGAATCCATCCAGCAGAGCGCTGTGTGAGCTGAGCAGCGCTCCACCCGCAGCGCGGATAGATGGCTGCTGTTATTACACGCATTACTGTCATTCCTGCAGCTGGCCCATCGGGTGTGCCTTGGGGAGAACCATCagccatcaagagatgaatgcaGCCCTGATGCCATCGACTGCCACTTTTCAAAGTTTGCATCATGGAGGTTGTAGAACCGACGCAGTCGGGAGCAGCCAGCACCCTGCAACAGTGAGGCCGTGCGGGGCAGGCGGGGCCAGGGAGCGCCTGCACTCAGGGCGGGCGGCGGGGTCGTGGGGTCCTGCCTCGGTCAGCCTAATGCATCAGTACGCTCTGGATGGTGACGGGAAATGGATTTCTTACAGGAGGTTTTGACAGGAGAACCTTTGGAGAATGTGGTTCTGATCCAGTGTTTGTAGGAGACGAAGCTCGTTGTCCCATCCACGCTTGCGCATCAAGTTCATGTTTGAAACTACTCTCTGCTTCAGGTCCCGATGGTTTGCCCATTGCCCTGACACTCTCCCCAGGGGCCCCCAAAGTGAATTTCGTGAAAGCCACATGCCCTCGTGGTCAGGCCTCCCCAGACATTCTGTCGGCACCTGCCCAGTGCAGTCACGGGATGCTGTGGCAGATAGACTGACTCCCCCAGGTAACCGGGAGTTCATGAAGGGGAGGTCAGGTCCACAGACCACGTGACTTCGCTTGGATCCCCGTGTTCCACACGCACTGACCAGGCGTCTGCGAGGGCCTGATACTGAATCGTGAGACCTCACAGTTCTTGGGTAGATGGGCCAGGCCCTGAACAGTAATGGGGTGGGGTCACCCTGACAGCCGCCATGCAGAGTGTGGGGGAGCCCCTGGGGGCCCCGACCCAGTCCAGCTTCTCCCCACTGTGGTGCCTGGCTCACTCCAGCTGGAACCTAAGCTCCTTGCACTTTGGGGGCTGGGTCTCCCCCGGGGTCCCAGGCGGAAGCTggtccctcccagcccccaggcaGGTGTGACACTCCCCCACTGCCCAGGGAAGTGGTGGTTCCCCTGGGGACAGCCCTAGGTCTTGGGGACAAGAAGGGGCTGTCCATCAATTCAGGGACCCCCAGCTACACCCGCCCTGCCCCGTGGCCTGtgcctggctgctgctgcacACACCATGTATCCCGCCGTGGCCATGGTCAGAAGTCCGCATCTGGCTGGACCCCAGGGACCCTGGAGGGGTGAGTGACTGAGAAGCATCTTCAGAGCATCAGCTGCTGGACCACACGTGCATCTTAAGTGGAAGTGTCCTAACAAGGGAGGCTGAGGCGGACGACAGGGGTGCCGGATGTGCTCCTCCTCGCGCGTGGAGCTGCCGGGAACCTGTGAAGATGCGGGTTCAGACTCAGCAGGTCTACGGCGGCCTGGACACGTGGCATTTTTCACAAGCCCCCAGGTGACGCTGGGCGCTGCCAGCCTGTGGGTGCCTGCACTGCGCCCTGCTGGTGCTTCCCCAGGACAGCTCTGAGGTCCGTGGACATGATGCTGAACTCAAGCTGCTGCGTCTCTGGGCCTCTGGGTCGAGGACGTGCTGACGAGACGCCGGGAAGGACAGGAGGTGTCTGATCTGAGGGACTATTCCAGACCGCCCCCAGTTGGACGGCAGTCACTGGGAGTGGAGGGGTCAAGGTCGGCCCGTAAGGACCACCACCCTCCCAGCCCCACTTGCCTCTCTGCGGTCCATGCAGAGTCCAGCGGAGGAGAACCTGTCATGACTTCGAGCCCGGGCACCACCGTGCCTTGAGGGTGGCAAACAGAGctttaactttgttttttaatggctttctttctttttcacttttgagtGAGTGGTGTAAGGTGGGTTGTGTTTTCCTGAAtttctccttaatttttcttCCGCTGCccgaagttgtgtccgactctgcggccccggggcctgtagcctaacaggctcctgtgtccgtgggattctccaggcacaaacactggagcgggttgccatttccttctccagggcatcttatcaagctagggattgaacccaggtctcttgcattgtaggaagattctttaccatccgagccactatatatgtacacacacatatatatgtgtatataacggAATATTGCTccgccatgaaaaagaataaactaatGCCATTCACAGCAACGCAGACGGACCGTCACGCTGAAGTAACTCAGACAGACAAATACCATACTCCATCACTTCTACGTGGACTCGAGAAAAAGTGTGCCGACGGGCTTGTATAcataacaaaaacagactcacaggcctGAGAGCAGACCCATGGCTACCACAGGGGAAATGTGACGGGGGGAGAAGTTGAGAGTTTGGTGTTGACACATGCACATGGTTGTATATAGATGATTAATGGGGACCTACTGTATACGAAGCACAGAGAACTCCGCTCACTATTCTGTAAGAACCTAACTGGGACAGGAACTCGGAGAATGGACACGTGTGTGACTGAAGGTTTCGGCTGTACACCCAAAGCTGACCCAACACTGCGAGTCAGTTACactccaaaataaattaaaaattaaattaataataaaagagGTGAAtggcaaaactaaaaataaaggaaaaccgACAATAGTGAAGATCCACACACcaactctttatttaaaaaaatcatcatcttttagagaaCCAGCTGAAGTGAAGGTGACTTGGCCCAAATGTTTTAAAGACAAAACTGAATGAGCTGTTTACGACGCACCACCGTGTCTCTGGTTAGGCACCGACTTGAAAGGCCTTCTGCTGCCCTAAGACAGAAAAACTTCCCACAATCGCAGTGGATTTAAACACCTCAGTATCTTATACCCATGAGCTCGTGATGGTGCTAACAAGGTGGGGGATGCTGGTACACTGACTTGGGATTTTCGATGACTGGTAAATAGAGGGGGAAGATCAGACATTTATCCTGCCTTTACTATAGGAAAGTCCCTGGGGCACCTCAATCATTGATGAGGGGACGTGTCCCTCCTAGTTTTGCTGGAATGAAAATGTCCTCATTTCACATCCTGTCGTGAACTGCGTGCACATCACAAAAAGGCAGTGTAGAATGAGACGCCAGCCAGGCCCCTCCCTGCGCCGGAGGGCCTCTGAATGTTAACCCCACCCGGCCTCTTTGAGTGGGGTCACCTGCCCCAGCTCGAGGTGCCAAACCCCCGTCACAACCGCACGGCCTCGGTGTGCACGCAGAGCCCTTGCACTTCACACGGGCCTCGGTGTGCACGAAGAGCCCTTGCGCTTCACTGCGTCTGATAGGTAGGCTCCTTCCCACCAGACCCCTGGGTCCTCTCAGATCCCCTCCCCCGCGCCTCGATGTCCAACTCGGGCCAGGATGTCTGGGCCCTGGCCCTCAGTGCCACTGGTGGCGTGTCCCAGCTGGCTGGGTTCTGCATTTCTGGGTCGGACTTGGGAGCAGGATGATGGAGGAGCCGACAGGACTCCCTGCTCTCTGGGTTTCTTACTGTGACTCTGAATATCAGAATCACAGAGGATGGAAGCAAGAGAAGGGCTGGTTACAAGCAAGAGACAGAGCTCTTCGCGGACCACCTTCCTGGCCTCTGGAAATCGGGGCCTGGAGGTCCGTGACCAGAGGCAAAGGTCGGATACAGGAAGAACTCAGTGCATTTCAGAGAGCGGAAgcccagtcagttcagtcgctcagtcatgtccgactcttgtgaccccatggactgcagcacacaaggcttccctgtccatcaccaactcccgaagcttgttcaaactcatgtccatccagtcagtgaggccatccagccatctcatcctctgtcgtccccttctcctcccgccttcaatctttcccggccaaagtattggagcttcagcttcagcatcagtccttcccatgaatattcagggatgatttcctttaggatggactggttggatctccttgcagtccaagggactctcaagagttttctccaacaccacagttcaaaggtctGATGCAGGAAGCAAAGCACTCAGGGGCAAAGGTCTGACGTGGGAAGAACTCAGTGCATTTCAGAcagtggaagcccagaggagGCTGGAAAGAGGCCTGAGCTGAGATAAATGGTTTTACAGGAAactcaggacacacacacacacacacacacacagggaagggCTGCCCCTGAGGGTCTTTTCAGTCTTGAGAAATGGACATTCTCAGTCCAGTTTGGAGTCAGGGGAGATGGTTCACCTGGCACCTCTCTGAATGGGAGACATGTCCACATGTGGTGTGGACGTGGATGTACAGGGTCCCTCTCTGCAGGGCACACGCGGACCCCGCACCTCGGGGCTCAGGGTGCAGATATGGGCCAGAGTAGCAGGACCCCACCGTTTCCCTTCACCCAACAAACCCACTGGTGAGGCCACATCCCTGCCCGTGCGGTCTTCTGGGGTCCTGAGGGGTTCATACCCCCGAGTCCACAGGCACAGGGAGCCTCGGGCGGCCTTGCTCACCCCACCGAGTGTGGTCTGGCTGTAACCTGGAGGCAGGAACGGGTGTTTCTCCAGAGCAGGGTCAGCAGAGCACGGCCCAAGCGCCACCACCAGCCCGGCCCTGTCTTGCTTCTGTAAAAGTTTAACAGGAAGCAGTCACACCTGTGCGTTCAGAGGGTCTGTGGCTGCTTCTGAGCTCTCAGGACAGAATTAAGTAGTTGCCACAAAGATCGTATGGCCCAGAAAACCAAAACTAGTTACTATCTGTGCCTTTTACAAAGAACACTTCCTCTCACCTGGCTCAGGGTGTCTCAGTTGGGGCGATTTTGCCACCTTGGGGACCTTTGGCGATGTCTGGGGACGCCTGTGGTTGTCATAACTACGGGCGGGAGGCTGTTTTGGgggggtggaggccagggatgccGCTGGACCCCCTGGAGTGCACAGGCCAGCCCCCCATGGCACAGAACCGTCTGGCCCAGCGGGGGACCGAGTCCACACCCATCCCTGGGCATCGCTCTTCTCCCCAGAGGGCCAGCAAAGGTGTTTTCTAAACTGCTTACTCCATGCCCACAGTCAGGTACAACAGCAGGTTCTGTCCTTGGCAGGGGCACCTCCAAGGGGCCATGTCAGCCCCCCGTCCCTGAAGACCCACAGCCCAGGGGCTCCGGCCAAGCAGACCATGGCCAGCCAGTCTCCTGGGACCTTCACCCTGGCTGGTTCTCAGGTGCGTTCCACTCATTCTGACTGTTCACAAAGCATCCTGGGCCTCCTCCGAACCAATTCAGACCACTCGGCAGAACAACTTCCCAAGATGCAAGCAGTTTTAATCCCCAAATCCAGCCTCCAAGGGGGTTCACAGGAGTGTCTTCTGGCCCTGGGCAGCCCACCGCCCAGCCTCCTtgtccacacccccaccccaccccagagggATGCGGCCTCCGGCCTTTAATGCAAGGGGAGTGTGGCCCGGGGGCCCGGGGAGCCCAGGGTGGCCAGCTCCCTTTCTGCCCTCTCTCTCTGTATCTTCCGCCTCCGCCCCATGACCGGGGTCCCCACAGCACAGAAATAGACAGCCTCGTCCTCGGCTTGCAGCTCAGCGATGCTCAAATACCCGGTGTTCTTGGCCAGGTCTTTGGAGCCGGAGAAGCGAGGGGGGACCTTGTGGCCCTGCCTCTTGTCGGAGGGGGAGAAATATCTCAGCAGGAATCTCGGGCGGTGGCCGGGCCTCTGCTGGTACCAGTAGATGCTGTGAAGGTTGACGTCGTGGTCGCTGCTCAGAGTGCAGGCCAGGCGGACGGTGGCTCCCAGGAACGAGGCCACGGAAGGCGGCTGACTCAGCACGGGCTGCGGGCTGCATCCTGGGGACACAGAGGCGTGTGGGCACCGGGGCAGAGCAGGGTGCGGGAAGGGCAAGGGAGCCGCCAGCTCCGGGGCTTCTCACCTGTGCGGTGGAGCAGGAGCCCCAGGAGGACGAGGGCCCAGGACATGGTGCGGCGGAGCAGAGTTCTGCCACCAGGGTCCTCGTGGAACAGGGCCAGTCCCCTCCTCCGCCCTCCTCGCCACCTCCCAGGGGTGGGGCCTTGGCACCCCTGGCTCCCGGTGGCCATCCCAAACTTCCCTGGGTTTGCGATGCCGGTTGGGGGGAACGGCCGCGTGCTGGCTTTTGTGGCTCCTGCCTTAACCCAGGGGAAGTGTTTAGGGAGGAAGCACCTGCCCAGGGCTCACAGCCCAGTGCCCAGGAGGCCAGGATGGAGTCCCCAAGGGGGTGACCTCCGCATCCCCCAAAGGAAGCTGAGCCCCACAGACTGAGGTTCTTGTGCACACTTCTGTGTGTGGTGAACTGGGAAGAGAGGACAGGTCCTCATGGTGGGAAACACCTGCTGGGTGCTGCAGAAGGTGTAGGGGCCCTGGGTGAGGGTCCGCTCTATCCCCTTGCATGCCCCTAACATGCCCCTAACGCCCCCTCCAGACCCAGCCCCTGTCCCCCTGGAGTGAACCTGGAGTGACTAGCAGCTCCTGAAAAGGAACCATCTGGGCGGGCTTTCAGGAGGGGGCAGAGGTGGCCTTACCTCCTTCAGCCCTGCCCCAGGCCTCTGCCCCTCGTCCTCACGGGGGTCTCCCCAGGGAGCGGGGGAGGAGGCGTCTGTGAGCTTGGTGGTCCTGGGGGCCCAGTCCTGCCCCTGGGTCCTTAGGTCCATAAATGAGATGCTGTGCGCGGACCACGGTGTGTATAGTAAAGAATCAGCTGCTCCTCGTCCCTGGTTCCTGGGAGGCAGCCTCTAAATACAGCGCTTGTTTTTCGGGGGGCCCCTGAGGTTATACCAATGGGTGATTTGCGAAGGATGCTGGCCGTGAGGAAAGCCCCACCCAGCAATGGGAAGATGGGAGCTTTGAGCTGAGCTCCCAGGACGGGGAGAGGGGCTAGAGACAGAGTCCAATCACAGAGCCAGTGGTCCCCGGAACTGTCCTGAGTAATGAAACCCCAGTGGACACCGAGGCTCAGGGGAGCCTCCCAGACTGCTGGACTGTGGACATGCAGGAGGGAGAGGCAGCCTGAGGACACAGCAGCCCACCTCTGGGACCCCCATGCCCTGGTGCAGCTCTCCGTTGACTGCTCCTGGTCTGTAGCCTTTACAACAAACCTGGAATCGTGAGGATGGAGCTTTCTTCAGTTCTGTGAGGCTTTCTACCAGTCATCCAGCCTGAGGGGGTTTGGGGAACAGCCCCCCAAACTTGTGGCCATTTGGTCAGAAATATAGGTGGCCTGCAGATAGCTGAGTTTGCAGCTGGTGTTTGAAATGAGGGATGGGTTTTTTTGGGGTGGGGTTGTGTCCTGAATTTGCGCAAGTCCCCCTAACTCCACGTAGCCGGGGCCAGAATCACATTGCAGGACTcctttggtgatccagtggttaagaactcgcCTGACagcacaggggacatgggttcggtccctggcgTGTGAAGGTTCCACACGCCCTGGGGCTGTTGTAGCcacgggaaacaaactcactcagaaggacaatgcaaatagtggagtgcagtttattacaccggcgggcccaaggcagactctcctcttagccaaggaccccgaccagtttttgtgaaaaccttatgtACCCTAAGTGTATAaggttccctgaaactagtctgaacaaaggaaacagaaagataCAGTCAAGGTTAACCCGTGATCATGCgccttatggagaaggaaatggcaacccattccagtgctcttgcctggagaatcccagggacgggggagcctggtgggctgccgtctacggggtcgcacagagttggacacgactgaagcgacttagcagcagcagcagcatgtgccttaagcctaggtagttaacagtggacaattatcaatggGCCTGGGGCCATACCCCAATAAGCAGAATAGAATGTATGACTCTATTCcattacacagataattagggtattcttttaggcatgGAGAgctctggggctcttccttccgggGGCCTGGTTTCCCAGTTGGtctgtcgtttccatagatactgggcatacagaaagtccacagtctggcccaagatggagtcctgctttcaagatagagcctgttctgtttcctccttcagggcaaCTAAAGCGGGTGCACCACAGTGGCTGCGCTGTGACCAGAGCCCGCGCTCTGCACAGGCCGCTGCGACGAGCAGCCTGCGCCAGGCAGTGAAG contains:
- the VPREB1 gene encoding immunoglobulin iota chain precursor, which translates into the protein MSWALVLLGLLLHRTGCSPQPVLSQPPSVASFLGATVRLACTLSSDHDVNLHSIYWYQQRPGHRPRFLLRYFSPSDKRQGHKVPPRFSGSKDLAKNTGYLSIAELQAEDEAVYFCAVGTPVMGRRRKIQRERAERELATLGSPGPRATLPLH